The genomic window GTCTCACACAAGCTTCTACTAATTCCTTTTTATAGATCAAGGTTTCGTCTTCTAACAAGGCAAATGATCGATTAAACATACCAAACATAATAGGATCGAATTCCTCAAAAATATAAAAGGAATCATCAAAGTCGAAAAGTTGAATTAAACGCTCTGATCGCTGTATCAACTTTATAAAATGTTCTTTTTTCAATCGAATGGAGAGAAAGGTTAGTTCTCTAGCATCGGAAAACTCCCAATTGATTGTATCCTTAGTGTTGGTAGCGAATGCTCCTTGGGAATTAATCGAAAAGTCTTCTTTAGAAAATCCTTCTCCTTTTTCTAACTGTTGTTCAATTTCCAGTGATTGTTCGACAGGCTCTCCAAAAAATATAGGTACATATTCATTAATCTCATTCATTTTCTTTCCTGAACAAGTTAATGGTGTGTTTAATTTAAACTTGAATTGTAAAGCTTGTAGATTATCGTCAAAATCGTAAGCAATCACCTTACCTTTGCCTTTCTCGTTATTAAAAGAAAGAATATCACCATCAATCCTTCCATCAAACACCTGATTCCAAGCTAACAAAGCTTTACTTAATTCCGAATTCATGGTCTAACAACAGTTTAATTTTTAATTGATTTTCTCTTTTTGATAGTCTAAAAAGTATAATTTCCTCATATTAAGATAAAAAAATACCGTTAGAAATAAGATATCTCCAACGGTATTTTTAGTGATATATTAGAATAATCTATCTTAATCTATTTATTAACTCAGCATATTTTTCAATCGCAAAGTTATTGTCAGAGAATAGATTTTGCATCCTTAAGATAGTGATACCAGTATAACTAGTATTTGCTCTTGTCAAGGCTTTCTCAATCTGATCCCATCCACTTTGAGCATATAACTCGTGGTAAAGAGCGTTCTCTCCCATCACTTGTATATCCAATTCTTTTGCTGAATTAGAGAACCACATCACAAGATCTTCTGCTCTAGAGTATCCTTCCCAGTCCTTGTTCATTTTTTCTAAACAAGTAAAGTGAAGTACCACTCTTTCTTTGAAGTCTCTATCAATGATTTTCTTCAACATATCTTTATACTCTCCTCTATCAACTGCACCGATATTTGGATAAGGAGCGATTAGACCTGCTGTAATCTCCGCTACTCTTGGTTGATTAGGATCTGAAATTAACCAGTGAATACCTGGCATTTTAAACCCTACTGGTACATCCTTAAAATCACCATCAAAGATTTCTACCGCTTTTCTGATGATCTTATTACCATGGTTAGCTAAACTTTGGTTGTACCAGTTGAAGAAATCCAAACCATATCTCGAAGTAGAGTAATTGTTGTTTTTAAACAATTCATCAGCATTAGGCATCGGAATCTCTTCAGGGCCTTCATACTTTGTTTGCCATACTTCATTGATATAGTCGATACTTCCGTAAGCATTTAAAATATACCTTTGGAAGTCTTCTTTGGCCAATCTACTATAGCATTGTAAAGTTCCTCTGTTTGGATAATCACCCCAGTCATGAGAGTTGTACGATGGATACCTAAGCTCTCCTGCAGGTCCTAAACTAATGTTGATTTCGTCAGTCATCCAAGCATACTTTTTGTAACGTTGCTTAAATGCTTTCATGAAACGCTCATAGTAAGGCATTACAAAAGTATCAGCCCAAAGTGATACATACTCAACACTTACATCTCCTGTTTCAGAAACATATTGTAAATCCTGAATACTTTCTAAATGTGGATTCTCTTCTACAATTTTACCCCAAACCCATAACGGGATCATCTGAAGGAAGTCATCATTTACGTTACCTCCAGCTTGGTGGAAAGATAAAATAGGCACCCAGTTCAAGCCTTTCGACTCAATTAGTTTTACCATACTATCATAGTAAGACCAATCAAAGTTTCCAGACTGTCTACCTTCTACCAATCCCCACCATATATCAATAGACACAGCAGACACACCAATATCTCTCATTCGGTCCAATTGCTTGGAAACAGTCTGCCAATCTCTCTCTTCTAATAAACGTTTTGCGTTATGTGTTTTCACATGAAGTGGCCCCATTACTCTGAACGACTTCTGTTTCTTTTCCACATAATCGTCATGGAATTTAACCTTGTGAATAAGTTCTTGAAGACGAGTACTACCGGTAGCCATCTTATCGAACATTACTTTTAAGTTATTGATCATTAAACCATTGATTTGGTCCGATTTCAATAACCAAGTTGCTGCATTATCCCAGATCACATGAGAGTTTAAACCTTCTATCGATTCATTTTCAAAATAGAAAGACACCTCATGATGCATACCATAACTAAGAATAGATTTTGCCTTTTCTGCAAAAGACGACTCAGATTTATATTCATTTCTACTCTTTGTAGGAACGATAAACCCTAATCGTGAAGGAGTGATACCTTCTCCGATCGCATCCATTGAATTATAGTAAGCTGTTTTATGATCAGTATCGTCATTTACTGCAATAATACCAGCTCCTACTTCTGTCTGAGAAGACATATTTTTTAAGTTTTTCTCAGCATAAGCAATCGGTAATCTTAAGCACAGTTTTGACTCTTCGAACCCATGGTCACTAAACGCACTTTGTAGAATATGAAGTGTGCGGTTACCATGTGTTGTCAGGCACTTGTTGTACCATGTTGATACATCATTACCAAAAACAGAATCATTGTACTTTCGACTCTGAAGAACATCATTCTCTTTAAAATAAGCGATCAGTTCTTCTTTGTCTTTTATTTCAACACCCCATTTTTTAGAGGCAGAAGCATAATCTTTATATTTTTCTCTAACGTAATTATCCCAATCGTCTAATGCTAATGGTGAATAACATTGCATATTCCTCCTTGGGAAAGAACATTCATTGATTGGATAAGACAATTCACCGTTTTGTGTTGTTGATATC from Flammeovirga agarivorans includes these protein-coding regions:
- a CDS encoding family 14 glycosylhydrolase — protein: MKTFEIRLPYSVLETDTCFSQEKPDWTELEKWVIRAKKIGVNAVVVPVLWKIVEGEGKASNDSNHYIQYDWTYYRSLLETLASNELHMVIEFNFHMINNYEQSFLCTLPDWLWGKLMSDHDEIKYLSQLKYVNKSGGSTQDAVSLWADHYVMPYYEELVLSFKNNFKDLSQHITKFVISTTQNGELSYPINECSFPRRNMQCYSPLALDDWDNYVREKYKDYASASKKWGVEIKDKEELIAYFKENDVLQSRKYNDSVFGNDVSTWYNKCLTTHGNRTLHILQSAFSDHGFEESKLCLRLPIAYAEKNLKNMSSQTEVGAGIIAVNDDTDHKTAYYNSMDAIGEGITPSRLGFIVPTKSRNEYKSESSFAEKAKSILSYGMHHEVSFYFENESIEGLNSHVIWDNAATWLLKSDQINGLMINNLKVMFDKMATGSTRLQELIHKVKFHDDYVEKKQKSFRVMGPLHVKTHNAKRLLEERDWQTVSKQLDRMRDIGVSAVSIDIWWGLVEGRQSGNFDWSYYDSMVKLIESKGLNWVPILSFHQAGGNVNDDFLQMIPLWVWGKIVEENPHLESIQDLQYVSETGDVSVEYVSLWADTFVMPYYERFMKAFKQRYKKYAWMTDEINISLGPAGELRYPSYNSHDWGDYPNRGTLQCYSRLAKEDFQRYILNAYGSIDYINEVWQTKYEGPEEIPMPNADELFKNNNYSTSRYGLDFFNWYNQSLANHGNKIIRKAVEIFDGDFKDVPVGFKMPGIHWLISDPNQPRVAEITAGLIAPYPNIGAVDRGEYKDMLKKIIDRDFKERVVLHFTCLEKMNKDWEGYSRAEDLVMWFSNSAKELDIQVMGENALYHELYAQSGWDQIEKALTRANTSYTGITILRMQNLFSDNNFAIEKYAELINRLR
- a CDS encoding helix-turn-helix transcriptional regulator, with translation MNSELSKALLAWNQVFDGRIDGDILSFNNEKGKGKVIAYDFDDNLQALQFKFKLNTPLTCSGKKMNEINEYVPIFFGEPVEQSLEIEQQLEKGEGFSKEDFSINSQGAFATNTKDTINWEFSDARELTFLSIRLKKEHFIKLIQRSERLIQLFDFDDSFYIFEEFDPIMFGMFNRSFALLEDETLIYKKELVEACVRHLFATFFTKVSEREELLASNKYPVNTKAVFIARTILKNQLDKPIHIEDLSRECGLSGSRLRALFKQVFGTTIHQYHQDVRLDKARTYLTQGEKSMSMIAMDLGFSSASHFSAVFKKQYHMTPREFKEDLKQRKF